ATTCTTGGCAGGTTGGCTCATCATGTATATTTCAGGCCTCTATCCTTACTCAAAACTTAACTGAATAGAATTTAGAGCCAAAAACCTATTTTGCTCGGTATTCCGGGTTTATCCCAGTTTCCAGTGAGGATCTTCCTCGTCTTTTATCTCAATTATCTCCTCAAGCACATCTTCTTCTCCGGCTGTAAGAAAATCTTTCAGCTCTCTCAACTGCTTGTATTCTCTTCCATTAATGTTGACTATTAGTGTGTCGCCTTCCTCGAAGTCTCTTCCTACGGTCGCATTCGAAATTGATACTGCGACTTCCTGTCCCTTCTCTGCTTTATCCAGTGTCTGGTTTTCCGCCTGCACACTTTTGATCTTCCCGATTCTGTCTCCTTTCAGTGTCATTACTGAGCTACCGGCTGTTAGTATTCCATCAACTACTTTTACTCCAACTACAGCAGGTTTTGATCGGTTGAAGACGTGATCAGGAATCGACCTGATCTTGGCTGGTCTTGCAATCGAGTTAAGAGCTTCTTTTTTCTGTTTCTCTTTGAGTTCGTCCTTCCATTCAGTATAGTTTTCGAATATCTCATATATTACCTTGCTCTGGAATATTTTGACTCCTTTATCCAGGGCCATCTGCCGTGCCTGATCTGTTACCCGAGTGTTGAATACAAATATAGCTCTTTCCTCAGGTTTCTCATTTTCTACTTCTATGATATCGGACTTGGTTACGTTTCCGACCTCTGCTTTCTGTACGTCAATGTCTTCGATTTCCCGCATCACTGCCTCAAGTGATCCTAAAGAATCTGCTTTTACCGCTACACCCTGTCGCTGTGTGTCGAACTCGACTGATTCCAGCTCCTCCTCAACTTCTTCTATCGCAGCGTCGAGTTCATTTTCAGAGGCTGTTCTTATAGGTGCTCCTGAAACGACAGCTTCAAGGTCCTTCCCTGCTATCTTTATACCTGAGGCAGGTTCCATTTTTTCCACTCTTTCATATTTTTCGTCAAGCCTTATTTCTTCTAGAGGTCTTGGACACATTAGAGCTCTAATATCTGTT
This portion of the Nanohaloarchaea archaeon SW_7_43_1 genome encodes:
- a CDS encoding translation initiation factor IF-2, coding for MPRQPILSVLGHTDAGKTSLLDKIRESEITEDEEGSITQMIGATEVPIQTVENVCGDLLGQLDTELTIPGILFIDTPGHAAFSSLRKRGGSISDIAIVVVDVTEGIQPQTEEALQILQDSGTPFVIAFNKIDTLHGWNSKHQLFTKNIKQQNERNVNALDEKIYELMSDLHEEVEVTADRFDRVESFQKKAAIVPISAKTGEGIPELLMVVTGLAQKYLGDNLEVNEGMGKGTVLEVSQEKGLGTTTDVIHYDGIIDKEDKMVYGTSNGVKTTDIRALMCPRPLEEIRLDEKYERVEKMEPASGIKIAGKDLEAVVSGAPIRTASENELDAAIEEVEEELESVEFDTQRQGVAVKADSLGSLEAVMREIEDIDVQKAEVGNVTKSDIIEVENEKPEERAIFVFNTRVTDQARQMALDKGVKIFQSKVIYEIFENYTEWKDELKEKQKKEALNSIARPAKIRSIPDHVFNRSKPAVVGVKVVDGILTAGSSVMTLKGDRIGKIKSVQAENQTLDKAEKGQEVAVSISNATVGRDFEEGDTLIVNINGREYKQLRELKDFLTAGEEDVLEEIIEIKDEEDPHWKLG